Sequence from the Streptomyces puniciscabiei genome:
CCCGCCCGACCGGCGCCACAGGGCCCTGATCTCCTCGTTGACCTCCGCGGCCGATCGCGCAGAGCGCTCGGGGGCGGCTTCAACAGTGGTGGACATGCTGTGAAGCATATGCCGATCGGGGTGAAGGCGCTGTGAGTAAGTGCACTCGATAGGGACATTACGGACGTGGTGCTCATCACGTCGATGTGTCAAGCATGAGACGGGAGTTCACACCGGGCCCTCACCCAGTACGAGCACCTGGATCGCCAGCACCGCGGCGCCGCGGGCCCAGTCGTGGAAGTCGGAGACCTTCGTCTCCAGGGCGACCGGGTCGGCCTCTGGATGCCGGTGGGCACCCATGGTGGCGCGGACCGTGTTCCCGGCCACATCCATCAGACCGACGCCCTCACCGGCCAGCAGGATCTTCTGCGGCATCGCGAAGTTGGCGATCTGTGCGACGAGGGTGCCGAGGGCCCGGGCGGCCTCGCCGATCACCCGGGAGGCCATGGGCTCGCCCGCAGCGGCGCCGGCGAGGATCTCCTCGTAGGTGGTGTCCCGGCCGGTGGCGGCGCGGATCTGGTACTCGATGCTGGGAATGGTGAGCAGGGACACGGCGCTGCCACGGGCGCCGTCCGGCGTGAGCGGGCCGTTCGCGTCGATGATCCAGTGCCGGCCGAAGCCTCGCCCCTCCTCCGCGAACGGCACGCGCCTGCCCCCGAGCACCAGCCCGTAGCCGATGCCGGCGCCGATGGTGAGGACGGCGAAGCGGTCCAGGCCGCGGCCCGCACCGAACCAGGTCTCGGCCTCGACCAGGGCGGCCACGTCGTTCTCCACGACGACCGGCAGTCCGGTGCACTCCCCCACCTGCGCGGCGAGCGGTACGTCCCGCCAGCCGAGGAACGGCGACTCGGCGACCACCGCCCGCTCGCGCACCAGGCCGCCCACGCCGATGCCGATGCCCGCGGGAGCGGGACGCCCCTCGGCCAGGGCGGTGGCCATCTCCGCGAGCAGCGCGGCGACGGCTTCCGGGTCGCGGCCGGTGAGCGGCCGGTCGAGTCTTCCGGTCACCTCGCTGCGCAGGGTGGTGACGACGCCGTAGGCCATGTCCCCGGTGATCTTGAAGCCGAGGAAGCAGCGGGCGTCGGCCACGACGTCCAGCGGCTGCGAGGGACGGCCCTGACGCGCCTGGGCCGGACCGGCCGCCTCGGGGGCCTCGGCCAGCAGCCCGGACTCTAGGAGCGGCTTCGTCAGCCGGGTGAGACTGCCCTGGGAGAGCCCGAGGCGCCGGGCCAGCTCGGTGCGGGACAGCGGTCCGTGCACGAGCACCTCGATCGCCACGGAGCGCTCCGCGGCGCTCAGCGGCAGCCAGCTGGTCATGAACTCGACCCCTTCGCTTTCTTCTGCCTCAGAAGTAATTAGCCGCAGCCTACCGCCAGAAGCGCGACAGTGGACCTGCCAGAAACCCCTCTTGACGGTCTGATTCTTCGGAGGCAAAAGTAATCGGCATGACTTTCTCCCTCGGTATCGTCGGCGCCGGACAGTTCTCCGGTCAGTTCGCCACGCTCTTCCAGGCCCACCCCGGTGTGCGCGACGTCCATGTCACCGACCTGCTGCCCGAGCGGGCGGAGCGGCTCGTCGCCTCGCAGGGTCTCGCCGGCACCTTCCCGTCGTACGAGGCCATGCTGGAGTCGCGGGCGGTCGACGCGGTCGCGATCTTCACCCAGCGCTGGACGCACGGGCCGCTGGTCCTGCAGGGCCTCGGTGCGGGCAAGCACGTCTACTCCGCCGTCCCCATGGCGATCACCACGGACGAGATATCGGCGATCATCGACGCGGTCCGGACGACCGGCCTGACGTACATGATGGGTGAGACCAGCCAGTACAACCCGGCGACCGTGCACGCCCGCAACCAGATCGCCCAGGGCGCCTTCGGCCGGCTGTTCTACGCCGAGGGCGACTACGTCCACGACATGGACCTCGGCTTCTACGAGGCGTACCAGTACAGCGGCGGCGAGAACTGGAAGGCGACCGCCAGCTATCCGCCGCTGCTGTACCCGACGCACTCGGTGGGCGGGGTGCTCGGGGCCTGGCGGACGCACGCGGTGAGCGTGTCGGCGATCGGGGTGCGGGACGATCGCGGCGACGGCGTTTTCGAGCGTTCGGTCAGCCAGTTCGACAACGACGTGTCCAACGCGACCGCGTTGTTCGAGGTGGCGGGCGGCGGATCGTTTCGCACGAACGAGTTCCGGCGGGTCGGCTACCCCTCGCACATCCGCGAGTCCCGGTTCCGGTTCTTCGGTACGGAGGCCAGCATGGAGCAGCTGGCGACGGTCGCGCTGTGGCAGGACAAGAATGGGGTGAAGGACATCAGCGAGCTGCTGGAGCCCAAGCCGACCCTGGCCCCCGACGATCCGTCCCTGGCGCACATCGCGCCGGAGCTGCGGGCCGCCTTCACCTCGGGTTCGGCGCCGGTGCACGACCGGTCCCGGCTGCCGCGGGAGTTCGACGAGCTCCACAACGGCCACGAGGGCAGCCATCACTTCCTCGTGGACGATTTCGTCACCGCGGTCAACGCCCGTTCGCTGCCCACGGTGAACGCGTGGGTGGCCGCCCGCTACACCCTGCCGGGCATCATCGCGCACGAGTCGGCGCGGCAGGGCGGCGCCCGTCTGGCGATCCCCGACTTCGGGGACGCGCCGCAGGAGTGACGGCCCGGGCGGCGACGGCCGAGGCCGGCCGCCCGGGTGCTGCTCAGGTGCCCGGCTTGCGGCCGTAGACGAAGACGTCGTCGCCCTTCTTCAGCAGCGACCAGTACGCCTTGGCGTCCTTGGTCGTCATGTTGACGCAGCCGTGCGAGCCCGGAGGGTTCCACATGCTCAGGTTGACCGAGTGGAAGGCCTGTCCGCCGTCGAAGAACTGGCTGTAGGGCATCGGCACGTTGTAGACGGTCGAGACGTGGTTGATGTCCCGCCAGTAGATCTTCTTCAGGCCGGTGCGGGTGGCATAGCCCTTGCGGCCGGTGCGCACGGGGACCGGTCCGTAGACGAGCTTCTTGCCGTCCTGGATCCAGCTCAGCTGGAGCGTGAGGTTCACGCAGGCGATCCGGCCCTTGTTCACCGGGCACGCCCCGTCCTTGTCGGGGTTGTTGCCCACGGCCTTCTGCTTGATCATCAGGTCCATCACGCCCCAGGTGACGGGCCCGGCGTAGCCGATGGCGGGCGTGATGCCGTGCTTGTTCTGGAAGGCCTGGATGGCGCTGCAGTCAGCGGCGGACTGCTTGCCGTCGACCGGCCGGCCGAGGAACTTCTCCACCTGCTTCTGATACGGCCCCGTCTGTGTGGTGCAGCTCGCTGCCTGGGCCGGGGCCGCGGTCAAGGCGAGTGTGAGCGGCGCGACGAGTCCCGTGACCCCCAGTGCGACGACGCCCCGTCTGCGTATGTCCCCCATGTCGACCCCTCTTCTCCCCTGTTCGCCCAGGGTCTGCCCCGGGTGCTCCCCTGCGCGATTCCCGCGATGTCGCACTGCTAGACCTGTGCGGGGGCCCGGGGGTTGTGGTTCCGGTCAGGCTGTGACGAAACGGTGAACTTCCTCGCCGCGCAGCCGGCCGGCGGGGAGCCTGCGGCCGTACGCGACCAGCAAGAGGTCCTGGCCACGGCCGTACAGCGGCGCGCCGGAGCCGAAGGACCAGTCGAGGTCGTCCGCGCACAGCCGTACGCCGGTCAGGTCGGTGCCGAAGACGCGGAAGGCGCGCGGATCGATCGCGCCGAGCAGGATCCGCAGCCGGTCCTCCGGGATGTCGCGGTCCAGGCCGAGGGCGACGGTGACGTCCAGGCCGTGCACGACGTCGTGGCCGAGCGCCGCGGCGAGACCGCCGATCGGAGGCGTCCAGGGGTGGTGGGCGTGGGTGCGCAGGAACCCGGCGAGTACGGCGTCCGGATGGGCGGCGGCGTCGCGGCGGGCGAGCCGGTCGGTCATGCGGTGCAGGCTGCCGCGCGCCTTGACCAGCTCCAGCAGCACCCGCGTGGCCGGATGGCGGAATCCCATCGACATGTGCGCCACGACCTCCCGCACCCGCCAGCCCGCGCACAGACTGGGCGCGCCCCACTGCCCGGGCGTCAACGTCTCGAAAAGATCGGCCAGTTCTCGACGCTCGGCGGCGATGGCGGCGGCCGTGGTGGCCTGGTCGGTAGCGGTGTGTGCTGCTTTCCCCATGAGTCCAGGGTGTTGGCGGCGTTGCCGGAAGTCCAAGACATGATCCGTCTGGCATCTAGCATGATCGCTTATGGAGTTGAGGCAGCTGCGGTACTTCGTGACGGTGGTGGAGGAGGCCGGATTCACCCGGGCCGCCGAACGGCTGCACCTGGCCCAGCCCGGGCTCAGCGCGCAAATACGGCAGCTGGAGCGGGAGTTGGGGCAGCCGCTGCTGGATCGATCGGGCCGGTCGGTGCGGCCGACGGAGGTGGGTGAGGCCGTACTGCCGTATGCGCGGGCCGCGCTCGCGGCCGTCGACGGGGTGCGGCAGACGGTGCAGGAGCACACCGGGCTGCTGCGCGGCCGGGTCGCCGTCGGCCTGGTCCCGGGCACCCTCGCGCACCCCTTCGACCTGGCCGGACAGCTGGCCGACTTCCATGACGCGCACCCCCAGGTGGAGGTCACGCTCACCGAGGACACCTCGGACCGGATGCTGGCCGCGCTGCGCCGGGGCGAGCTGGACCTCGCGGTGGTCGGCGTCGCGCAGGAAGCCCCGCCGCCGGGTATCGCCCACCACGTGGTGATCGACGAGCCGCTGGTCGCGGCGGCCGCTCCCGGACACCCCCTGCTCGCCGAGTACGACGGCTGCGACGCCGTTCCGCCGACGGCTCTGCGCGGGCACCGGCTGATCGGCCTGCCGCGCGGGACCGGGATGCGTGCCGTGGTGGAACGGCTGTGCGCCGAGGCGCGGTTCCGGCCGCACATCGCGTTCGAGGCGGCGACGCCGGACGGGCTGGGCCGGCTGGCGGCTCGCGGGCTCGGGGTCGCCGTGCTGCCCGGCCTCGGCCCCCGCCCGGGCCTCGCCGTGCTCCCGCTGCAAGACCCGCGGGCGCGCGCTCGGGTGGCCCTGGCGTGGCGGTCGCAGGGGCCGCTGCCACCGGCGGCGCGGGAGCTACTGGGGCGACTGCGGAGGGGGACGGCCGGGGGCGGGTGAGCGCCGTGGGGTTCCGGCCGGTCGCCGGGTGCGGGTGCGTCGTGGTGGCTCACACGGTTCCCCGCACCCCTTCCGCCCCCTGCGGTGCCCTCGGCTTCACAGCTCCACCGCGTCAGGGATGTCGTACGGCCGTGTGAAAGCCGGTGTTGACGACCGTGAGTCCGCCGTCGACCACCAGGGCGGTGCCGGTGATCCAGGCGGCGTCCCGGGAGGCGAGGAAGGCGACCGCGGCGGCGATGTCCTCGGGCTCGCCGACCCGGCCGAGGGGGTAGACCGGGCGGATCGCGGCGAGTTCGTCGTCGCGCCCCTCCCACGCCGAGGTGCGGACCGTGCCCGGCACCACGAGGTTCACCCGCACGCCCCGGGCCGCCGCATGCCCGGCGAGAGTGCGGGTGAGCGACTGCTGTCGCCGTCCACTGTCACGGGAGAACCGGACACCTTCTGTCAGTGCTGCCTGCGCGGTCTGCCGGTGTCGCCGGCGCGGTCTCAGTGTCCGCGCCGGATCCACTCCTCCAGGTGCGGTGCCTCGGCGCCGATGGTGGTGGGGTCGCCGTGGCCGGTGAGGACCTTGGTCTCGGGCGGGAGGGTGAGGAGCTTGTCGCGGATGGAGTCGATGATCGTCGGGAAGTGCGAGTAGGAGCGTCCGGTGGCGCCCGGGCCGCCCTGGAACAGGGTGTCCCCGGTGAAGACGGTGCCGAGCGCGGGGTCGTACAGGCAGACGGCACCGGGGGCGTGGCCGGGGGTGTGGAGCACGGTCAGGTCGGCGCCGGCCGCCTCGATGACCTGGCCGTCCAGGAGGTGCCGGTCGGGGTCGCGGTGGGGGTGGGTCGTCTTCCACAGGGGCAGGTCGTCGGGGTGCAGCCAGATGGTGGCGCCGGTGAGGTCGGCGAGTGCGGGTGCGGCGTTGACGTGGTCGTTGTGGGCGTGCGTGCACACGATGGCGATCAGGCGCCGGTCGTCGACGGCGCGGGCGATGGCCTCGGCGTCGTGGGCGGCGTCGATCACGATCACCTCGCGCTCGTCGCCGACGATCCACACGTTGTTCTCCACGTCCCAGGTGCCGCCGTCGAGGGTGAACTGCCCTGTGGTGACGAGGCGTTCGATGCGTACGGTCATCAGAAGACCACCACCGAGCGCAGTACGTCGCCGCCGTGCATCCGCTCGAACGCCTTCTCGACCTCGTCCAGTCGGATCGTCTCGGTGACGAACGCGTCGAGCGGCAGCCGGCCCTGGAGGTGCAGGTCGATCAGCATGGGGAAGTCACGCG
This genomic interval carries:
- a CDS encoding LysR family transcriptional regulator, with protein sequence MELRQLRYFVTVVEEAGFTRAAERLHLAQPGLSAQIRQLERELGQPLLDRSGRSVRPTEVGEAVLPYARAALAAVDGVRQTVQEHTGLLRGRVAVGLVPGTLAHPFDLAGQLADFHDAHPQVEVTLTEDTSDRMLAALRRGELDLAVVGVAQEAPPPGIAHHVVIDEPLVAAAAPGHPLLAEYDGCDAVPPTALRGHRLIGLPRGTGMRAVVERLCAEARFRPHIAFEAATPDGLGRLAARGLGVAVLPGLGPRPGLAVLPLQDPRARARVALAWRSQGPLPPAARELLGRLRRGTAGGG
- a CDS encoding L,D-transpeptidase family protein yields the protein MGDIRRRGVVALGVTGLVAPLTLALTAAPAQAASCTTQTGPYQKQVEKFLGRPVDGKQSAADCSAIQAFQNKHGITPAIGYAGPVTWGVMDLMIKQKAVGNNPDKDGACPVNKGRIACVNLTLQLSWIQDGKKLVYGPVPVRTGRKGYATRTGLKKIYWRDINHVSTVYNVPMPYSQFFDGGQAFHSVNLSMWNPPGSHGCVNMTTKDAKAYWSLLKKGDDVFVYGRKPGT
- a CDS encoding ROK family transcriptional regulator produces the protein MTSWLPLSAAERSVAIEVLVHGPLSRTELARRLGLSQGSLTRLTKPLLESGLLAEAPEAAGPAQARQGRPSQPLDVVADARCFLGFKITGDMAYGVVTTLRSEVTGRLDRPLTGRDPEAVAALLAEMATALAEGRPAPAGIGIGVGGLVRERAVVAESPFLGWRDVPLAAQVGECTGLPVVVENDVAALVEAETWFGAGRGLDRFAVLTIGAGIGYGLVLGGRRVPFAEEGRGFGRHWIIDANGPLTPDGARGSAVSLLTIPSIEYQIRAATGRDTTYEEILAGAAAGEPMASRVIGEAARALGTLVAQIANFAMPQKILLAGEGVGLMDVAGNTVRATMGAHRHPEADPVALETKVSDFHDWARGAAVLAIQVLVLGEGPV
- a CDS encoding MBL fold metallo-hydrolase, producing the protein MTVRIERLVTTGQFTLDGGTWDVENNVWIVGDEREVIVIDAAHDAEAIARAVDDRRLIAIVCTHAHNDHVNAAPALADLTGATIWLHPDDLPLWKTTHPHRDPDRHLLDGQVIEAAGADLTVLHTPGHAPGAVCLYDPALGTVFTGDTLFQGGPGATGRSYSHFPTIIDSIRDKLLTLPPETKVLTGHGDPTTIGAEAPHLEEWIRRGH
- a CDS encoding Gfo/Idh/MocA family protein — protein: MTFSLGIVGAGQFSGQFATLFQAHPGVRDVHVTDLLPERAERLVASQGLAGTFPSYEAMLESRAVDAVAIFTQRWTHGPLVLQGLGAGKHVYSAVPMAITTDEISAIIDAVRTTGLTYMMGETSQYNPATVHARNQIAQGAFGRLFYAEGDYVHDMDLGFYEAYQYSGGENWKATASYPPLLYPTHSVGGVLGAWRTHAVSVSAIGVRDDRGDGVFERSVSQFDNDVSNATALFEVAGGGSFRTNEFRRVGYPSHIRESRFRFFGTEASMEQLATVALWQDKNGVKDISELLEPKPTLAPDDPSLAHIAPELRAAFTSGSAPVHDRSRLPREFDELHNGHEGSHHFLVDDFVTAVNARSLPTVNAWVAARYTLPGIIAHESARQGGARLAIPDFGDAPQE
- a CDS encoding maleylpyruvate isomerase family mycothiol-dependent enzyme codes for the protein MGKAAHTATDQATTAAAIAAERRELADLFETLTPGQWGAPSLCAGWRVREVVAHMSMGFRHPATRVLLELVKARGSLHRMTDRLARRDAAAHPDAVLAGFLRTHAHHPWTPPIGGLAAALGHDVVHGLDVTVALGLDRDIPEDRLRILLGAIDPRAFRVFGTDLTGVRLCADDLDWSFGSGAPLYGRGQDLLLVAYGRRLPAGRLRGEEVHRFVTA